From the Streptomyces sp. KMM 9044 genome, one window contains:
- the hemQ gene encoding hydrogen peroxide-dependent heme synthase, translated as MSDDATTPAPDRIPNKGKLAKDLNEVIRYTLWSVFKLKDVLPEDRAGYADEVQDLFDQLAAKDVTVRGTYDVSGLRADADLMIWWHAESSDRLQEAYNLFRRTRLGRALEPVWSNMALHRPAEFNRSHIPAFLADEEPRAYVSVYPFVRSYDWYLLPDEDRRRMLADHGRMARGFPDVRANTVPSFSLGDYEWLLAFEADELYRIVDLMRHLRGSEARMHVREEVPFYTGRRKDIAELVADLA; from the coding sequence ATGAGCGACGACGCCACCACCCCCGCACCCGACCGGATCCCGAACAAGGGCAAGCTGGCCAAGGACCTGAACGAGGTCATCCGCTACACCCTCTGGTCCGTCTTCAAGCTGAAGGACGTGCTGCCCGAGGACCGCGCCGGGTACGCCGACGAGGTCCAGGACCTGTTCGACCAGCTCGCCGCCAAGGACGTCACGGTCCGCGGCACGTACGACGTGTCCGGTCTGCGCGCCGATGCCGACCTGATGATCTGGTGGCACGCCGAGAGCAGCGACCGGCTCCAGGAGGCGTACAACCTCTTCCGCCGCACCAGGCTGGGCCGTGCGCTCGAGCCGGTGTGGTCGAACATGGCGCTGCACCGGCCCGCCGAGTTCAACCGCTCGCACATCCCGGCGTTCCTCGCCGACGAGGAGCCCCGCGCGTACGTGAGCGTGTACCCCTTCGTGCGCTCCTACGACTGGTACCTGCTGCCCGACGAGGACCGCCGCCGCATGCTCGCCGACCACGGCAGGATGGCCCGCGGCTTCCCCGACGTGCGCGCCAACACGGTCCCCTCGTTCTCCCTCGGCGACTACGAGTGGCTCCTCGCCTTCGAGGCCGACGAGCTGTACCGCATCGTTGACCTCATGCGGCACCTGCGCGGCTCCGAGGCCCGGATGCACGTCCGTGAGGAGGTCCCGTTCTACACGGGCCGCCGCAAGGACATCGCGGAACTCGTCGCGGACCTCGCCTGA
- a CDS encoding DUF4349 domain-containing protein — protein sequence MKDAPKALAGARTSTETAGGYVGDENTRLDAEGHELTRVVLRVPADKYDEVLADLEGAGRLVERSAKAEDVTDQVVDVESRIRTQRASVARIRELTDRATRLGDVVTLEGELSTCQADLESLLARQASLKDRTSLATITLALSETQVEQGTKDDDPGFLDALADGWDAFVTMLRWLAVAIGAALPFAAVAALLALLRLKALHPGLSRRTRPAPASPPLPAPRSSSAGTTGPDPAGGPEGGP from the coding sequence GTGAAGGACGCGCCGAAGGCGCTGGCCGGGGCCCGCACGAGCACGGAGACCGCGGGCGGCTACGTCGGCGACGAGAACACCCGTCTGGACGCGGAGGGCCACGAACTCACGCGTGTGGTGCTGCGCGTGCCCGCCGACAAGTACGACGAGGTCCTCGCGGACCTCGAGGGCGCCGGCAGGCTCGTCGAGCGCAGCGCGAAGGCGGAGGACGTCACCGACCAGGTCGTCGACGTCGAGAGCCGGATCAGGACGCAGCGCGCCAGCGTGGCCCGGATCCGCGAGCTGACGGACCGGGCCACCCGGCTCGGTGACGTGGTCACCCTGGAGGGCGAACTCAGCACCTGTCAGGCCGACCTGGAGTCCCTGCTCGCCCGGCAGGCCTCCCTGAAGGACCGCACGAGCCTGGCCACCATCACCCTGGCCCTGTCCGAGACGCAGGTGGAGCAGGGAACCAAGGACGACGACCCCGGGTTCCTGGACGCGCTCGCCGACGGCTGGGACGCGTTCGTGACCATGCTGCGCTGGCTCGCGGTGGCGATCGGCGCGGCGCTGCCGTTCGCGGCGGTGGCGGCCCTGCTCGCGCTGCTGCGGCTGAAGGCCCTACACCCCGGGCTGTCCCGCCGCACACGGCCGGCACCCGCCTCCCCGCCCCTTCCCGCGCCCCGGTCCTCGTCCGCGGGCACTACGGGCCCGGACCCCGCGGGAGGCCCCGAAGGAGGCCCCTGA
- a CDS encoding SRPBCC family protein, whose amino-acid sequence MTVTSVDKDVDRLTLTVIADFTAPVERVWQLWADPRQLERWWGPQAYPATVEEHDLTPGGEVTYFMTGPEGEKFGGWWRIATVTPPTSLEFTDGFSDQDGRPNAGMPTTAVRMTLSEREGGTRMELRSVFDTREQMEQLADMGMVDGLRESIGQMDGLLAAA is encoded by the coding sequence ATGACCGTCACGAGCGTGGACAAGGATGTCGACCGGCTGACCCTCACCGTGATCGCGGACTTCACCGCACCGGTCGAGAGGGTGTGGCAGCTGTGGGCCGACCCGCGGCAGCTGGAGCGCTGGTGGGGGCCGCAGGCCTACCCGGCGACGGTGGAGGAGCACGACCTCACCCCGGGCGGGGAGGTCACGTACTTCATGACCGGCCCGGAGGGTGAGAAGTTCGGCGGCTGGTGGCGGATCGCGACGGTGACGCCTCCCACGTCCCTGGAGTTCACCGACGGCTTCTCCGACCAGGACGGCAGGCCGAACGCAGGGATGCCGACCACGGCGGTACGGATGACGCTCAGCGAGCGCGAGGGCGGGACCAGGATGGAACTGCGCTCGGTCTTCGACACCCGCGAGCAGATGGAGCAGCTGGCCGATATGGGCATGGTCGACGGGCTGCGCGAGTCGATCGGGCAGATGGACGGCCTGCTGGCGGCTGCCTGA
- a CDS encoding aminoacyl-tRNA hydrolase, with protein sequence MNSDQTHDGPRDRNPAAASPFRSGPGSRDEAPPFVLPLVARIERSAPPARTDALETAARAVLTMLAAERSVGEGEWAQAMRDWQDARIRKVVRRARGAEWRRAESLPGITVTGKSAEVRVFPPVPLDGWPKDLARLQVSGTDLDDPEPPLPADPATPVLWLNPGLGMSAGKAMAQAGHAAQLAWWKLTGEDRTAWRDAGFPLSVRPADPSHWTALTTSGLPLVRDAGFTEVAPGSSTVVADHPSLH encoded by the coding sequence GTGAACAGTGACCAGACCCACGACGGGCCCCGTGACCGGAATCCGGCTGCCGCGAGCCCTTTCCGCTCCGGCCCGGGCTCCCGCGACGAGGCCCCCCCGTTCGTGCTGCCCCTGGTGGCACGCATCGAGCGGTCGGCACCCCCGGCCCGTACGGACGCGCTGGAGACGGCGGCCCGCGCGGTGCTGACGATGCTGGCGGCCGAGCGGTCGGTGGGCGAGGGCGAGTGGGCGCAGGCGATGCGCGACTGGCAGGACGCCCGTATCCGCAAGGTGGTCCGCAGGGCCCGCGGCGCGGAGTGGCGCCGCGCGGAGTCCCTGCCCGGCATCACGGTCACCGGCAAGTCGGCGGAGGTCCGCGTCTTCCCGCCCGTGCCGCTGGACGGCTGGCCCAAGGACCTGGCCCGCCTCCAGGTCTCCGGCACCGACCTGGACGACCCGGAGCCCCCGCTCCCGGCGGACCCCGCGACCCCGGTCCTCTGGCTGAACCCCGGCCTCGGCATGTCGGCCGGCAAGGCCATGGCCCAGGCGGGCCACGCGGCCCAGCTGGCCTGGTGGAAGCTGACCGGCGAGGACCGCACCGCCTGGCGCGACGCCGGCTTCCCCCTCTCCGTCCGACCCGCCGACCCGTCCCACTGGACCGCTCTGACCACCAGCGGACTCCCCCTGGTCCGCGACGCGGGCTTCACGGAAGTCGCCCCGGGCTCCAGCACGGTGGTGGCGGACCACCCGTCCCTCCACTGA
- a CDS encoding YunG family protein, translated as MTPWNLLDLDSALRAAWAADTCSPDDLADWQPDNPARGHCDITALIVNDVFGGALVVGEVHADGARHGFHWWNRLSSGVELDLTREQFQRGQTVVASRVVVRPPGPLPRRWEEYLLLRERVARQLGRLPEPA; from the coding sequence ATGACTCCGTGGAACCTGCTCGACCTCGACAGCGCCCTGCGGGCCGCCTGGGCCGCCGACACCTGTTCACCCGACGACCTGGCCGACTGGCAGCCGGACAACCCCGCCCGGGGGCACTGCGACATCACGGCCCTGATCGTCAACGACGTCTTCGGCGGCGCTCTCGTGGTCGGCGAGGTGCACGCCGACGGGGCCCGGCACGGCTTCCACTGGTGGAACCGGCTGTCCAGCGGTGTGGAACTCGACCTGACCCGCGAGCAGTTCCAGCGCGGACAGACCGTCGTGGCCTCCCGTGTCGTCGTACGTCCTCCGGGCCCCCTGCCCCGCCGTTGGGAGGAGTACCTCCTGCTGCGCGAGCGCGTCGCCCGGCAGCTCGGCCGGCTCCCGGAACCGGCCTGA
- a CDS encoding ArsR/SmtB family transcription factor, whose protein sequence is MVVDSLTDDSVDRLFHALADATRRDILRRCVRGELSVSRLAEAYPMSFAAVQKHVTVLERTGLVTKQRRGREQLVRTDPDAVGRARQALDELETAWRARVDRMSGLLADEAGTEAASGAGTAARSGDGKETTEGQDR, encoded by the coding sequence ATGGTTGTAGATAGTTTGACCGACGACAGTGTGGACCGGCTGTTCCACGCCCTGGCCGACGCGACGCGTCGCGACATACTCCGTCGTTGCGTGCGGGGTGAGCTGTCCGTGTCACGCCTGGCCGAGGCGTACCCGATGAGCTTCGCCGCGGTGCAGAAACACGTCACGGTGCTGGAGCGGACCGGTCTGGTCACCAAGCAGCGCCGCGGCCGGGAGCAACTGGTGCGGACCGACCCCGACGCGGTGGGCAGGGCACGGCAGGCCCTCGACGAGCTGGAGACGGCCTGGCGGGCGCGTGTGGACCGGATGTCCGGTCTACTGGCGGACGAAGCCGGGACCGAGGCCGCGAGCGGCGCCGGAACCGCAGCGAGGTCGGGCGACGGCAAGGAAACGACGGAAGGACAGGACCGATGA
- a CDS encoding FAD-dependent oxidoreductase — translation MTTSTSTSTGTERLVVIGGDAAGMSAASQARRLKGPDELEIVAFERGRFTSFSACGIPYWVAGDVAERDELIARTPEEHRARHIDLRMRTEVTEIDPGHNRVRARDLDSGTESWTSYDKLVIATGARPIRPELPGMDASGVHGVQTLDDGQALIDTLERTTGRRAVVVGAGYIGVEMAEAMINRGYEVTVVNRGREPMATLDPDMGRLVHRAMEGLGITMVNGAEVTGLLTGDDDRVRAVATADAEYPADVVVLGIGVRPETGLARAAGLPLGKHGGLLTDRSMRVRGYENVWAGGDCVEVLDLVSGEERHIALGTHANKHGQIIGSNAGGDYATFPGVVGTAVSKVCDLEIARTGLREKDAHRAGLRFETVTIESTSRAGYYPDASPMTVKMLAELRTGRLLGVQIVGREGAGKRVDTAAVALTAGMTVEQMTMLDLGYAPPFSPVWDPVLVAARKATTKIRATAGRPSPRTS, via the coding sequence ATGACCACGAGCACGAGCACGAGTACGGGCACGGAACGCCTGGTGGTGATCGGCGGTGACGCCGCGGGGATGTCCGCGGCGTCGCAGGCGCGCCGGCTGAAGGGGCCGGACGAGCTGGAGATCGTGGCGTTCGAGCGCGGGCGCTTCACGTCCTTCTCGGCCTGCGGCATCCCCTACTGGGTGGCCGGTGACGTCGCCGAACGCGACGAGCTGATCGCCCGCACGCCCGAGGAGCACCGCGCACGGCACATCGATCTGCGGATGCGCACCGAGGTCACGGAGATCGACCCCGGCCACAACCGGGTGCGCGCACGGGACCTCGATTCCGGCACCGAGTCCTGGACGTCGTACGACAAGCTCGTGATCGCGACCGGCGCGCGGCCGATCCGCCCGGAGCTGCCCGGCATGGACGCCTCCGGTGTGCACGGGGTGCAGACCCTGGACGACGGTCAGGCCCTGATCGACACACTGGAGCGCACGACCGGCCGCCGCGCGGTGGTGGTCGGCGCGGGGTACATCGGTGTGGAGATGGCCGAGGCGATGATCAACCGCGGCTACGAGGTGACCGTCGTCAACCGCGGCCGGGAGCCCATGGCGACCCTCGACCCCGACATGGGGCGCCTGGTGCACAGGGCGATGGAGGGCCTGGGCATCACCATGGTGAACGGCGCCGAGGTCACCGGGCTGCTCACCGGGGACGACGACAGGGTGCGGGCCGTGGCCACCGCGGACGCCGAGTACCCGGCGGACGTGGTGGTGCTCGGCATCGGGGTGCGGCCGGAGACGGGCCTGGCGCGGGCGGCGGGACTGCCCCTGGGCAAGCACGGCGGGCTGCTCACCGACCGGTCGATGCGGGTCCGCGGGTACGAGAACGTCTGGGCCGGCGGCGACTGCGTGGAGGTGCTCGACCTGGTCTCCGGGGAGGAGCGGCACATCGCGCTCGGCACGCACGCCAACAAGCACGGCCAGATCATCGGCTCGAACGCGGGTGGCGACTACGCCACCTTCCCGGGCGTGGTCGGTACCGCGGTCAGCAAGGTCTGCGACCTGGAGATCGCGCGTACCGGTCTGCGGGAGAAGGACGCCCACCGCGCGGGGCTGCGGTTCGAGACGGTCACCATCGAGTCGACCAGCCGTGCGGGCTACTACCCGGACGCCTCCCCCATGACGGTGAAGATGCTCGCCGAGCTGCGCACGGGCCGCCTGCTCGGGGTCCAGATCGTCGGCCGGGAGGGCGCGGGCAAGCGCGTCGACACCGCGGCGGTCGCCCTCACCGCCGGGATGACGGTGGAGCAGATGACCATGCTGGACCTGGGCTACGCCCCGCCGTTCTCCCCCGTCTGGGACCCGGTTCTGGTGGCGGCCCGCAAGGCCACCACGAAGATCCGCGCCACGGCGGGACGGCCGTCGCCGCGTACGTCCTGA
- a CDS encoding polysaccharide deacetylase family protein, with protein MITPVRRAAAFCVLTTTLAALAACGAPRPAQLPRSVSSATSATPLTHPPTLAPGPAGLTPVFENAPRTGGKTVALTFDADMTADQGPRAAAGERFDHPQLISTLRALKVPSTVFMTGRWAEEYPDQARSIGRDPLFEVANHSYSHYAFTDDCYGLPTVDRDRMRADVERAYTAFREVGVEDPMPYFRFPGGCYDREALKALTPAGVTAVQWDVVGGDAFATDAAAVARQVLDGVHPGSVVVLHCTRSAAPATERAVRTIVPELRRQGYRFVKVSDLLATAGERG; from the coding sequence GTGATCACACCGGTACGCCGAGCGGCAGCCTTCTGCGTCCTCACCACCACGCTCGCCGCCCTCGCCGCCTGCGGCGCCCCCCGTCCCGCGCAGCTGCCACGCAGCGTCTCCTCCGCCACCAGCGCGACACCCCTCACGCACCCGCCCACCCTGGCTCCGGGACCGGCGGGCCTGACCCCGGTCTTCGAGAACGCCCCCCGGACCGGCGGGAAGACCGTCGCCCTCACCTTCGACGCCGACATGACCGCCGACCAGGGCCCTCGTGCGGCGGCGGGTGAGCGCTTCGACCATCCGCAGCTGATCTCCACCCTGCGCGCGCTGAAGGTGCCGTCCACCGTGTTCATGACGGGGCGCTGGGCCGAGGAGTACCCGGACCAGGCCCGTTCCATCGGGCGGGACCCGCTCTTCGAGGTCGCCAACCACTCGTACAGCCACTACGCGTTCACGGACGACTGCTACGGCCTGCCGACCGTCGACCGGGACCGGATGCGGGCGGACGTGGAGCGGGCGTACACGGCGTTCCGCGAGGTGGGGGTGGAGGACCCGATGCCGTACTTCCGCTTCCCCGGCGGCTGCTACGACCGCGAGGCGCTGAAGGCGCTCACCCCGGCCGGTGTCACCGCCGTGCAGTGGGACGTGGTCGGCGGCGACGCCTTCGCCACGGATGCCGCCGCGGTGGCCCGGCAGGTCCTGGACGGAGTGCACCCGGGCTCCGTGGTCGTCCTGCACTGCACCCGCAGCGCGGCCCCGGCGACCGAGCGGGCGGTACGGACGATCGTCCCGGAGCTGCGCCGCCAGGGCTACCGCTTCGTCAAGGTCTCCGACCTGCTCGCGACCGCGGGCGAACGAGGCTGA
- the hemG gene encoding protoporphyrinogen oxidase, with the protein MSGSHTGAEQRVVVVGAGIAGLAAAHRLLGRGARVTVLEASERVGGKLLPGEIAGARVDLGAESILARRPEAVALAGEVGLTDRLRPPATATASLWTRGALRPMPKGHVMGVPSSAAALTGVLSDEGLARICQDAELPRTEVGDDVAVGEYVAARLGREVVDRLVEPLLGGVYAGDAYRISMRSAVPRLFQAARTHTSLTEGVREIQAEAAATAAQPTGPVFMGIEGGVGTLPLAVAESVRARGGEIRTGTPVTELRREPAGGWRVVTGERELRADAVVVAVPAPAAARLLRAEAPGAAAELAGVEYASMALVTLAYRRAETGLPAGSGFLVPPVDGRTIKASTFASRKWGWIDEENPDLTVLRTSVGRHGETEILDRDDAGIVEVSRHDLLAATGLAATPVATRVTRWQDGLPQYPVGHHARVARVREHLAALPGLAVCGAAYDGVGIPACIASAYEAADAAGRNQSEAPHDVRDVTATR; encoded by the coding sequence ATGAGCGGATCACACACGGGTGCGGAGCAGCGGGTCGTCGTCGTGGGAGCCGGCATCGCCGGACTGGCCGCCGCGCACCGGTTGCTCGGGCGAGGGGCACGGGTGACCGTGCTGGAGGCCTCGGAGCGGGTCGGCGGCAAGCTGCTGCCCGGCGAGATCGCGGGCGCCCGCGTGGACCTCGGCGCCGAGTCGATTCTGGCCCGCCGCCCGGAGGCGGTGGCCCTCGCCGGGGAGGTGGGCCTCACCGACCGGCTCCGGCCGCCGGCCACCGCGACCGCGTCGCTGTGGACACGCGGTGCCCTGCGCCCCATGCCCAAGGGGCACGTCATGGGCGTCCCCTCCTCCGCCGCCGCCCTGACCGGGGTGCTCTCCGACGAGGGCCTCGCCCGGATCTGCCAGGACGCCGAGCTGCCCCGCACCGAGGTCGGCGACGACGTCGCCGTGGGCGAGTACGTGGCGGCCCGCCTCGGCCGCGAGGTCGTCGACCGGCTGGTCGAGCCCCTGCTGGGAGGCGTGTACGCGGGCGACGCATACCGGATCTCGATGCGCTCCGCCGTCCCCCGGCTGTTCCAGGCCGCGCGGACGCACACCTCCCTGACCGAGGGCGTCCGCGAGATCCAGGCCGAGGCCGCCGCCACCGCCGCACAGCCGACCGGACCGGTGTTCATGGGCATCGAGGGCGGCGTGGGCACCCTCCCGCTCGCCGTCGCCGAGTCGGTACGGGCCCGCGGCGGGGAGATCCGTACCGGCACCCCGGTCACCGAACTGCGCCGGGAGCCGGCCGGCGGCTGGCGGGTCGTCACCGGGGAACGGGAGCTGCGCGCCGACGCCGTCGTCGTCGCCGTACCCGCCCCGGCCGCCGCACGGCTGCTGCGCGCCGAGGCACCCGGCGCCGCCGCGGAGCTGGCCGGCGTCGAGTACGCCTCCATGGCGCTCGTCACGCTCGCCTACCGCCGCGCGGAGACCGGTCTTCCCGCGGGCAGCGGATTCCTGGTGCCGCCCGTCGACGGCCGCACCATCAAGGCGTCCACCTTCGCCTCGCGCAAATGGGGCTGGATCGACGAGGAGAACCCGGACCTCACGGTCCTGCGCACCTCCGTCGGCCGGCACGGCGAGACGGAGATCCTCGACCGCGACGACGCCGGTATCGTGGAGGTCTCCCGGCACGATCTGCTGGCCGCCACCGGCCTGGCCGCCACCCCGGTCGCCACCCGCGTCACCCGCTGGCAGGACGGCCTGCCGCAGTACCCCGTCGGTCACCACGCGCGCGTGGCCCGCGTCCGCGAGCACCTCGCGGCCCTCCCCGGGCTGGCCGTGTGCGGCGCGGCCTACGACGGCGTCGGCATCCCCGCGTGCATCGCGAGCGCGTACGAGGCCGCCGACGCCGCCGGCCGGAACCAAAGTGAGGCCCCGCACGACGTGCGGGACGTCACCGCCACCCGGTGA
- a CDS encoding DUF692 domain-containing protein has product MERLGTGIGWRPEIAGDVERMPGIDWVEVVAENVCPGHLPGSLLRLRERGVTVVPHGVALGLGGAERPDAGRLEALAERATALRSPLVTEHIAFVRAGGPLSVSPRLEAGHLLPVPRTRDALDVLCENVRIAQDSLPVPLAVENIAALFSWPGEEMSEGQFLYDLADRTGVRLLIDVANLHTNHVNRGEDPAKALAELPLEAIAYVHVAGGVERDGVWHDSHAHPVPRPVLDILTDLASRVSPPGVLLERDEDFPEPGELERELAAVREAVEKGAITRSTAQAKSSGSVREAGSCEPARQRVALAQTAVLSSLVAGTPVPEGFDRVRMAVQARALAAKRADVVAKVAPELPVMLGERYRAAFLAHARRRPMTGGYRQDALDFVEQLLLVSGQRGRQQGQLPLRELREWWLERSGPGPRSRRPAVRLARATRRALLRR; this is encoded by the coding sequence ATGGAGCGACTGGGGACGGGGATCGGGTGGCGGCCGGAGATCGCCGGGGACGTCGAGCGGATGCCGGGGATCGACTGGGTCGAGGTGGTGGCCGAGAACGTGTGTCCCGGGCATCTCCCCGGGTCACTGCTGCGGCTGCGCGAGCGCGGGGTGACCGTCGTACCGCACGGGGTCGCGCTCGGGCTCGGCGGGGCCGAGCGGCCGGACGCGGGACGGCTGGAGGCGCTGGCCGAGCGGGCCACGGCGCTCCGGTCGCCGCTGGTCACCGAGCACATCGCGTTCGTGCGGGCGGGCGGTCCGCTCAGCGTCTCCCCCCGGCTCGAGGCCGGTCACCTGCTGCCGGTGCCGCGCACCCGGGACGCGCTCGACGTGCTGTGCGAGAACGTCCGGATCGCCCAGGACTCCCTGCCCGTACCGCTCGCCGTGGAGAACATCGCGGCGCTGTTCTCCTGGCCCGGTGAGGAGATGTCCGAGGGCCAGTTCCTGTACGACCTGGCCGACCGCACCGGCGTACGGCTGCTCATCGACGTGGCCAATCTGCACACCAACCACGTCAACCGCGGCGAGGACCCCGCGAAGGCACTCGCCGAACTGCCCCTGGAGGCCATCGCGTACGTCCATGTCGCGGGCGGCGTCGAGCGGGACGGCGTCTGGCACGACAGCCACGCCCACCCCGTGCCCCGGCCGGTACTGGACATCCTCACCGACCTCGCCTCCCGGGTCTCCCCTCCCGGTGTGCTCCTGGAACGGGACGAGGACTTCCCCGAGCCGGGTGAGCTGGAGCGTGAGCTGGCCGCCGTTCGGGAGGCGGTGGAGAAGGGCGCGATCACGCGGAGCACAGCACAGGCGAAAAGCTCCGGCTCCGTGAGGGAAGCCGGCTCCTGCGAACCCGCGCGGCAGCGGGTCGCGCTCGCCCAGACGGCGGTGCTGTCCTCGCTGGTCGCCGGGACGCCCGTGCCCGAGGGATTCGACCGGGTGCGGATGGCCGTGCAGGCACGGGCGCTCGCCGCGAAGCGGGCGGACGTAGTCGCCAAGGTCGCTCCCGAGCTGCCGGTGATGCTCGGCGAGCGGTACCGGGCTGCCTTCCTCGCCCATGCCCGGAGGCGGCCGATGACCGGGGGCTACCGGCAGGACGCGCTGGACTTCGTCGAGCAGTTGCTGCTCGTCTCCGGGCAACGGGGGCGGCAGCAGGGGCAGTTGCCCCTGCGGGAGTTGCGGGAGTGGTGGCTGGAGCGGTCCGGGCCCGGGCCGCGGTCCCGTCGGCCCGCGGTGCGGCTGGCGCGCGCCACGCGGCGGGCGCTGCTGCGGCGTTGA
- a CDS encoding alpha/beta hydrolase yields MRTAVVHAAAGSLLLTTLAVAPAGGSTAAPGAAELRGTAVAAARAAAEGIAFGPCPDARDLPGTVKCGTVTVPLDYARPNGKRIELTVSRVRATQKDGERAVPRQGALVHNPGGPGSDGTYFPLIGLLPAWKRIAAAYDLVGYAPRGVGRSAPLSCQDPKTFTQGPTQAPVHPSQAYKRERVARAKAHARGCAERVGDSLRHYHSLNNARDLDVLRAALKEPRLTFMGSSYGTYFGALYATMFPTHVRRMVFDSAVNPDPAQIWYRNNLDQSAAFEDRWADFRTWVARHDDVYGLGDTPREVQRSYETARERLAREPAGGTVGPGQLQAAFLQAGYYDDHWPHRAHALSAYLKGDPEPLAEQARAHPQAAVETENARSVYVAVECNDAPWPTDWAVWDRDSTRLARRAPFGTWDNVWANLPCAFWPAPRQQPLDVRAGAGALPPTLVLAAERDAATPYGGALELHRRLAGSALVTERDAGTHGIAGGPNACVNGHLEEYLLTGRVPGRRAFCAPRPEPAPRAEPERRTEPRPAA; encoded by the coding sequence ATGAGAACTGCCGTCGTCCACGCGGCCGCCGGGTCCCTGCTGCTCACCACTCTGGCCGTCGCGCCGGCCGGTGGATCCACCGCCGCCCCGGGCGCGGCCGAGCTGCGCGGCACCGCGGTGGCCGCCGCGCGCGCCGCGGCCGAGGGCATCGCGTTCGGCCCGTGTCCCGACGCGCGGGACCTGCCGGGCACCGTCAAGTGCGGCACGGTCACCGTCCCGCTCGACTACGCACGCCCAAACGGCAAGCGGATCGAACTCACCGTCAGCCGCGTCCGCGCCACGCAGAAGGACGGCGAGCGCGCCGTGCCCCGGCAGGGCGCGCTGGTCCACAACCCGGGCGGGCCGGGCTCCGACGGGACGTACTTCCCGCTCATCGGCCTGCTCCCCGCATGGAAGCGCATCGCGGCAGCGTACGACCTGGTGGGCTATGCCCCGCGTGGGGTGGGCCGTTCCGCGCCGCTGTCCTGCCAGGACCCGAAGACGTTCACCCAGGGCCCCACGCAGGCGCCGGTGCACCCCTCCCAGGCGTACAAGCGGGAGCGTGTCGCGCGGGCGAAGGCGCACGCGCGCGGCTGCGCGGAGCGGGTCGGCGACTCGCTCCGCCACTACCACTCCCTGAACAACGCCCGTGACCTCGACGTGCTGCGCGCCGCCCTCAAGGAGCCGCGGCTGACCTTCATGGGTTCGTCGTACGGGACGTACTTCGGGGCGCTGTACGCCACGATGTTCCCGACGCACGTGAGGCGAATGGTGTTCGATTCGGCGGTGAACCCGGACCCGGCGCAGATCTGGTACCGCAACAACCTCGACCAGTCGGCGGCGTTCGAGGACCGCTGGGCGGACTTCCGGACATGGGTCGCCCGGCACGACGACGTGTACGGGCTGGGCGACACACCGCGCGAGGTGCAGCGCAGCTACGAGACGGCGAGGGAGCGGCTCGCAAGGGAACCGGCGGGCGGGACGGTGGGGCCGGGCCAGTTGCAGGCGGCGTTCCTGCAGGCCGGGTACTACGACGATCACTGGCCGCATCGCGCGCACGCCCTGTCGGCCTATCTGAAGGGCGATCCCGAGCCGCTGGCCGAACAGGCGCGGGCGCATCCGCAGGCGGCTGTGGAGACGGAGAACGCGCGCTCGGTGTACGTCGCCGTGGAGTGCAACGACGCGCCCTGGCCGACGGACTGGGCGGTGTGGGACCGGGACAGCACCCGGCTCGCCCGCCGGGCGCCGTTCGGGACCTGGGACAACGTGTGGGCGAATCTGCCCTGCGCGTTCTGGCCCGCTCCCCGGCAGCAGCCGCTGGACGTGCGCGCCGGCGCGGGCGCGCTGCCGCCGACGCTGGTCCTGGCCGCCGAGCGGGACGCGGCCACCCCGTACGGCGGGGCCCTGGAGCTGCACCGGCGGCTCGCGGGTTCGGCGCTGGTGACCGAGCGGGACGCCGGTACGCACGGCATCGCGGGCGGGCCCAACGCCTGCGTGAACGGCCATCTGGAGGAGTACCTGCTCACCGGCCGGGTCCCGGGGCGGCGCGCGTTCTGCGCACCGCGCCCGGAACCGGCGCCACGGGCGGAGCCGGAGCGGCGTACGGAGCCCCGGCCCGCGGCCTGA